In a single window of the Streptomyces brevispora genome:
- a CDS encoding LacI family DNA-binding transcriptional regulator: protein MSGVTIHQVAEAAGVSASTVSNVLNGRTDRMQAATLARVERVIEQLSYRPNRAARMLRTGRIKVIGLIVPSVANPFWGALARELEAIALAEGYHVLLCNSERDPARELKYGEELLADGVSGVVLCSSLPSLDHVAPLLGRGLKMVAFDRTAQAGDPPSLASISVDNAMGAELATRHLLELGHRRLAFVSGSVNSVNRRERLRGFRAALESAGLDPADAIVWPGADTTEFGDKDAAELGRNAARELLGGPRPPTAFVAINDMCAIGICRGAKDVGRHAGHDVSVVGFDDILLADLFEPPLTTVRQPLPEMAAETFQQLRARIDSAPVAGRSLLIRPRLVVRASTAPAPAEATVPASRARIGEPAAPTAVRG from the coding sequence ATGAGCGGGGTTACGATCCATCAGGTCGCGGAGGCCGCGGGTGTATCCGCGAGCACCGTGTCGAACGTCCTCAACGGGCGTACGGACCGCATGCAGGCGGCCACCCTGGCCCGCGTGGAGCGGGTGATCGAGCAGCTCAGCTACCGGCCCAACCGCGCGGCGCGCATGCTGCGCACCGGCCGGATCAAGGTCATCGGCCTGATCGTGCCGTCGGTCGCCAACCCGTTCTGGGGCGCGCTCGCCCGGGAGTTGGAGGCCATCGCGCTCGCCGAGGGCTACCACGTACTGCTCTGCAACAGTGAGCGCGACCCGGCCCGCGAGCTCAAGTACGGCGAGGAGCTGCTGGCCGACGGGGTGAGCGGAGTGGTGCTCTGTTCATCGCTGCCCTCGCTCGACCATGTGGCGCCGCTGCTCGGCCGCGGTCTGAAGATGGTCGCCTTCGACCGCACCGCCCAGGCCGGCGACCCGCCTTCGCTGGCCTCCATCAGCGTCGACAACGCGATGGGGGCCGAGCTCGCCACTCGTCACCTGCTGGAACTGGGCCACCGCAGACTGGCGTTCGTCTCGGGGTCGGTCAACAGCGTCAACCGCCGCGAGCGGCTGCGCGGCTTCCGGGCAGCCCTGGAGTCGGCCGGCCTCGACCCGGCCGACGCCATCGTCTGGCCCGGCGCCGACACCACCGAATTCGGCGACAAGGACGCCGCCGAGCTGGGGCGCAACGCCGCCCGCGAGCTCCTTGGCGGTCCGCGCCCGCCCACCGCGTTCGTCGCCATCAACGACATGTGCGCGATCGGGATCTGCCGGGGCGCGAAGGACGTCGGCCGCCACGCCGGGCACGACGTCTCCGTGGTCGGGTTCGACGACATCCTGCTCGCCGACCTCTTCGAGCCACCGCTCACCACGGTCCGCCAGCCGCTGCCGGAGATGGCCGCCGAGACGTTCCAGCAGCTGCGCGCCCGCATCGACTCGGCCCCGGTCGCGGGGCGTTCGCTCCTGATCAGGCCGAGGCTGGTGGTACGGGCGTCGACCGCGCCCGCACCTGCCGAGGCGACCGTGCCGGCGAGCCGTGCGCGCATCGGTGAACCGGCGGCCCCGACGGCGGTGCGCGGGTGA
- a CDS encoding carbohydrate ABC transporter permease: MLMVAPALLHASLWIGLPVLASVVLAFTKYDVLTPPQFVGFDNFQDMMGDAVFRKSIVNTIIYTFFTVPFGMMLGLLTALALHTGLKARGIFRTAIFLPQVTATVAIALVWLWIYNPGNGLFNTLLSFLGVNGPAWLASTSWAMPSVILVGIWQGIGMKMLIYLAALQSLPKELYEAASVDGASKVRQFFSITLPLLKPATFFVLITSMINAFQSFDQIYILTDGGPANSTTMMTYEIYKSAFREFRVGYASAQSLVLFVLLMGFTLVNRRIMGGTRGHS, from the coding sequence ATGCTCATGGTGGCACCCGCCCTGCTGCACGCCTCCCTCTGGATCGGGCTGCCGGTCCTCGCCTCGGTCGTTCTGGCCTTCACGAAGTACGACGTGCTGACGCCGCCGCAGTTCGTGGGGTTCGACAACTTCCAGGACATGATGGGCGACGCGGTCTTCCGCAAGTCCATCGTCAACACGATCATCTACACCTTCTTCACCGTGCCGTTCGGCATGATGCTGGGGCTGTTGACGGCGCTCGCCCTGCACACGGGTCTGAAGGCGCGGGGCATCTTCCGCACCGCGATCTTCCTGCCGCAGGTCACCGCGACGGTGGCCATCGCCCTGGTCTGGCTGTGGATCTACAACCCGGGCAACGGGCTGTTCAACACCCTGCTGTCGTTCCTCGGCGTCAATGGTCCGGCCTGGCTCGCCTCGACCTCATGGGCCATGCCGTCAGTGATCCTGGTCGGCATCTGGCAGGGCATCGGCATGAAGATGCTGATCTATCTGGCCGCGTTGCAGTCCCTGCCGAAGGAACTGTACGAAGCGGCCTCGGTGGACGGCGCCTCGAAGGTGCGGCAGTTCTTCTCGATCACGCTGCCGCTGCTGAAGCCCGCGACGTTCTTCGTGCTCATCACCTCGATGATCAACGCGTTCCAGTCGTTCGACCAGATCTACATCCTTACCGACGGCGGACCCGCCAACAGCACCACGATGATGACGTATGAGATCTACAAGTCCGCCTTCCGGGAGTTCCGCGTCGGCTACGCCAGCGCCCAGTCCCTGGTGCTGTTCGTCCTGCTGATGGGCTTCACCCTGGTCAACCGGCGGATCATGGGAGGCACCCGTGGCCACAGCTGA
- a CDS encoding DUF1565 domain-containing protein, which yields MSHALRTTLVAALAVGAPLLFPPPSVAAAAATAYYVSPSGSDTNSGTSAGSPFATIQQAVDLAPTGAVVNLAAGTYKQDVVTKRAGVTVTGPSNAVVKGAGDARIIQVRHDSTTLSGFTVDGLHGSSTDVSGYRLKLIYVMSTTPGNGVGGLRITDMTLKNAADECLRVRYLVTGADIAGNTITNCGVADFKFGGGGKNGEGIYLGTAPEQQGANGAPDAAPDISRNNRIHHNTIATQGNECVDVKENSTNNYVEYNDCSGQKDSGSGGLDARGSGNIFRYNTIHHNVGAGIRLGGDTATDGTATSVYGNTITGNAGGGIKFMRTPQGPVCTNTMSGNTGGDTVGPYGSEYSPTGACPQ from the coding sequence ATGAGCCACGCACTGCGCACCACCCTCGTCGCGGCGCTCGCCGTCGGCGCACCGCTCCTCTTCCCACCGCCCTCGGTGGCCGCGGCCGCCGCCACCGCCTACTACGTGTCGCCGTCCGGCAGCGACACCAACTCCGGTACGTCGGCAGGTTCCCCGTTCGCGACGATCCAGCAGGCCGTCGATCTGGCGCCGACGGGCGCGGTGGTGAACCTCGCCGCCGGCACGTACAAGCAGGATGTCGTGACCAAGCGCGCCGGAGTCACCGTCACGGGTCCGTCGAACGCCGTGGTGAAGGGTGCCGGCGACGCCCGGATCATCCAGGTGCGGCACGACTCGACGACGCTGAGCGGCTTCACCGTGGACGGGCTGCACGGCTCGTCCACCGATGTGTCGGGCTACCGCCTCAAGCTCATATATGTCATGAGCACGACTCCAGGCAACGGTGTGGGTGGTCTGCGCATCACCGATATGACCCTGAAGAACGCAGCGGACGAATGTCTGCGGGTGCGCTATCTGGTGACCGGCGCCGACATCGCCGGCAACACCATCACCAACTGCGGCGTCGCGGACTTCAAGTTCGGCGGCGGCGGAAAGAACGGCGAAGGCATCTACCTCGGCACGGCCCCCGAGCAGCAGGGCGCGAACGGCGCCCCGGACGCGGCCCCCGACATCAGCCGGAACAACCGCATCCACCACAACACGATCGCCACCCAGGGCAACGAGTGCGTCGATGTGAAGGAGAACTCGACCAACAACTACGTCGAGTACAACGACTGCAGCGGTCAGAAGGACTCCGGTTCCGGCGGGCTCGACGCACGCGGCAGCGGCAACATCTTCCGCTACAACACCATTCACCACAACGTCGGCGCGGGCATCCGGCTCGGCGGTGACACCGCGACCGACGGCACCGCCACCAGCGTCTACGGCAACACCATCACGGGCAACGCGGGCGGCGGCATCAAGTTCATGCGCACCCCGCAGGGCCCCGTCTGCACCAACACGATGAGCGGGAACACCGGCGGCGACACGGTGGGCCCCTACGGCAGCGAGTACTCCCCGACCGGTGCGTGCCCGCAGTGA
- a CDS encoding SDR family NAD(P)-dependent oxidoreductase, with product MSADLQGSRALVTGAGHGIGRAIAVALAEAGADVAVHYHSSADEAAKTVSEIEALGRRAKAFQADVTVTGEVDRFVEEAAGFLGGLDVLVCNAGHLIGRAKIAEMSDDHFDQVISTNLTSTFRTVRAALPHLVKSSAGRIITMSSLAAHNGGGPGSVAYAAAKAGVVGFTKGLAKELGGSGITVNAVAPGFIKGTAFHDTFTAPEAQQAMEAGIPVGRAGTPQDVASAVVHLASPASGFLTATTVDIDGGVWPR from the coding sequence ATGTCTGCTGATCTCCAAGGTTCCCGCGCACTGGTGACCGGAGCGGGCCACGGCATCGGCCGTGCCATCGCCGTCGCCCTTGCCGAGGCCGGTGCCGATGTCGCCGTCCACTACCACTCCTCCGCCGACGAGGCCGCGAAGACGGTCTCCGAGATCGAGGCGCTGGGCAGGCGGGCCAAGGCGTTCCAGGCCGATGTGACGGTGACGGGCGAGGTGGACCGCTTCGTCGAGGAAGCGGCCGGATTCCTCGGCGGTCTGGATGTCCTGGTCTGCAACGCGGGCCATCTGATCGGCCGGGCGAAGATCGCCGAGATGTCGGACGATCACTTCGACCAGGTCATCTCGACCAATCTGACCTCGACGTTCCGCACCGTGCGGGCCGCCCTGCCGCATCTGGTCAAGTCGTCGGCCGGGCGCATCATCACCATGTCCTCGCTGGCCGCGCACAACGGCGGCGGCCCCGGCTCGGTCGCCTACGCGGCGGCCAAGGCCGGAGTCGTGGGATTCACCAAGGGCCTCGCCAAGGAGCTGGGCGGCAGCGGTATCACGGTCAACGCCGTGGCGCCCGGCTTCATCAAGGGCACCGCCTTCCACGACACGTTCACCGCGCCCGAGGCGCAGCAGGCGATGGAGGCGGGCATCCCGGTGGGCCGGGCCGGCACTCCGCAGGACGTCGCCTCGGCCGTCGTCCACCTCGCGTCGCCCGCGTCCGGCTTCCTGACCGCCACCACGGTGGACATCGACGGTGGCGTGTGGCCGCGTTGA
- a CDS encoding GDSL-type esterase/lipase family protein, protein MSGQGPARRGVLTAAAGLAAVAVAAPGAQAADRPGGGARRPRWTTSWATAQTAPTEADPVASAGLTDGTFTANVRLSAGGQVRLRYGHAFGTAPVLIGPVTAGGRPVTFGGQRQAWLAAGASLTGDAVAGLRAAEASLLTVRTELPGPTGPLSFHRNTHASHDIDGERTTSVYLLTGVEVTGARGPVIAVLGDSIAEGVGTPDDSDLRWPDQLARRLPGAAVADLGISGNRLLLDDARFGPGGQSRFDRDVRSLPGLRTVLVHLGVNDLQQPPSQTDPALVLAGYRQLVLRARDTGLRAVGATIAPFGGWTRWTPELETVRLRINAAVRTGQVFDAVADFDAALRDPDHPERLRPAYDSGDGLHPNPSGHAALAAAVDRRHLL, encoded by the coding sequence GTGAGCGGGCAGGGGCCCGCGAGACGCGGGGTACTGACGGCAGCGGCCGGCCTGGCCGCCGTCGCGGTGGCGGCGCCCGGCGCCCAGGCCGCCGACCGACCGGGCGGCGGTGCCCGCCGCCCCCGCTGGACGACCTCCTGGGCGACCGCGCAGACAGCGCCGACCGAAGCGGATCCGGTGGCGAGCGCCGGGCTGACCGACGGCACGTTCACCGCGAACGTCCGGCTGTCGGCCGGCGGACAGGTCCGGCTGCGCTACGGGCACGCCTTCGGAACGGCGCCCGTACTGATCGGCCCGGTGACCGCGGGCGGCAGGCCCGTGACGTTCGGCGGGCAGCGGCAGGCGTGGCTCGCCGCGGGCGCCTCACTGACCGGTGACGCGGTCGCGGGCCTGCGGGCCGCCGAGGCGTCCCTGCTGACGGTCCGGACCGAACTGCCGGGTCCCACGGGGCCGTTGTCCTTCCACCGCAACACCCATGCCTCCCACGACATCGACGGGGAGCGCACCACTTCGGTGTACCTGCTGACGGGCGTCGAGGTGACAGGCGCGCGCGGGCCTGTGATCGCGGTGCTCGGCGACTCCATCGCGGAGGGCGTCGGCACGCCCGACGACTCCGATCTGCGCTGGCCCGACCAGCTGGCCAGGCGGCTGCCCGGTGCGGCGGTCGCCGATCTCGGGATCAGCGGCAACCGGCTGCTGCTGGACGACGCCCGGTTCGGTCCGGGCGGACAGTCCCGCTTCGACCGCGATGTGCGCTCCCTCCCCGGGCTGCGGACCGTCCTGGTCCACCTCGGCGTCAACGACCTCCAGCAGCCGCCGAGCCAGACCGACCCCGCGCTCGTCCTGGCCGGTTACCGGCAGTTGGTGCTGCGCGCCCGTGACACAGGGCTGCGGGCGGTCGGCGCGACCATCGCCCCGTTCGGGGGCTGGACCCGCTGGACGCCCGAGCTGGAGACGGTGCGGCTGCGGATCAACGCGGCGGTACGCACCGGCCAAGTCTTCGACGCCGTGGCCGACTTCGACGCGGCGCTGCGCGACCCGGACCATCCGGAGCGGCTGCGGCCCGCGTACGACAGCGGCGACGGGCTCCACCCCAACCCTTCCGGCCATGCGGCGCTCGCCGCGGCCGTCGACCGCCGACACCTTCTGTGA
- a CDS encoding heparinase II/III domain-containing protein, producing the protein MAALRRIARERGGWWHAYVCPAHGIELDHGDVLAGVFPEGGARCAYGCRVDNEAVRGAWLVLSHQAWARHLRVLAHRGERAEVVARLVEYAGLYEELATAQHGEAQGWMLRGRLFHQALTDAIWAVNIGHAVITLAEHGTDDLAGVLPLLDALERAALDARDVLTGKGQLASNYTAWLNAAGVAAGRGAAAARGQEWDGAEEWLEGEHGLYAHLRVAVAEDGWEWEGSTYYHGFVLRAALLALRGSDPAAVPADVVGVLAGMTDVLATIATPGGILPALHDGPYLRGPLALEWLELVALAQQLVPSAALEAVAGRARAELGAADDGLDRELGGWFAGPALPARPAPGALTVFTAAGYAVLRVAGIHAVLDFGPHGGSHGHRDKLSLYLYGDTTPWQPDPGQVPYAHAEFRDLYASTEAHPAFRVDDAEQAECTGALLGSDGHSVTAGVSTAYEGVRAVRRIVAGEGYLVDLLTVDAEESRRITAQLRPGTALDVQVQSTGPVRTTWYGDETLHGWHTHRAGVPVRPVSTPGPGPADDPQRARTRVDFTAVTDRVTFASVYQAASAGPAVTDVRLEDDGLTVRLADGRTARFRSED; encoded by the coding sequence GTGGCCGCGTTGAGGCGGATAGCCCGGGAGCGCGGCGGCTGGTGGCACGCGTACGTGTGCCCGGCTCACGGGATCGAGCTGGATCACGGCGACGTGCTCGCCGGGGTGTTCCCCGAGGGCGGCGCGCGCTGTGCGTACGGCTGCCGGGTCGACAACGAGGCGGTGCGCGGCGCCTGGCTGGTGCTGTCGCACCAGGCGTGGGCGCGGCACCTGCGGGTGCTGGCCCATCGCGGCGAACGCGCCGAGGTGGTGGCGCGGCTCGTCGAGTACGCGGGTCTGTACGAGGAACTGGCCACCGCGCAGCACGGCGAGGCGCAGGGCTGGATGCTGCGTGGCCGGCTCTTCCACCAGGCGCTGACGGACGCGATCTGGGCGGTGAACATCGGCCACGCCGTCATCACCCTCGCCGAGCACGGCACGGACGACCTGGCCGGGGTGCTGCCGCTCCTCGACGCGCTGGAGCGGGCGGCCCTGGACGCCCGGGACGTGCTGACCGGGAAGGGCCAGCTGGCCTCGAACTACACCGCGTGGCTCAATGCCGCGGGGGTGGCCGCCGGTCGCGGCGCAGCCGCGGCGCGCGGGCAGGAGTGGGACGGCGCCGAGGAGTGGCTGGAGGGCGAACACGGCCTCTACGCGCATCTGCGGGTCGCGGTCGCCGAGGACGGCTGGGAGTGGGAGGGCAGCACCTACTACCACGGGTTCGTACTGCGGGCGGCGCTGCTGGCGCTGCGGGGCAGTGATCCGGCGGCTGTTCCGGCCGATGTGGTGGGTGTGCTGGCCGGGATGACGGACGTGCTGGCGACGATCGCGACCCCGGGCGGCATTCTGCCCGCGTTGCACGACGGCCCCTATCTGCGCGGCCCGCTGGCTCTGGAGTGGCTCGAACTGGTGGCACTGGCACAGCAGTTGGTACCGTCCGCCGCGCTGGAAGCGGTGGCCGGGCGGGCCCGTGCCGAGCTGGGCGCCGCGGACGACGGGCTCGACCGGGAGCTGGGCGGCTGGTTCGCCGGACCGGCGCTGCCGGCCCGCCCGGCGCCCGGTGCGCTCACGGTGTTCACCGCTGCGGGTTACGCGGTGCTGCGCGTCGCGGGCATCCACGCGGTGCTGGACTTCGGTCCGCACGGCGGTTCGCACGGTCACCGGGACAAGCTGTCGCTCTATCTCTACGGCGATACGACTCCGTGGCAGCCCGATCCGGGTCAGGTCCCCTACGCCCACGCCGAGTTCCGTGATCTGTACGCGTCGACCGAGGCGCATCCGGCGTTCCGGGTGGACGACGCGGAACAGGCCGAGTGCACAGGAGCGCTGCTCGGCTCGGACGGCCACTCCGTGACCGCCGGGGTGAGCACCGCGTACGAGGGGGTGCGCGCGGTCCGGCGGATCGTGGCGGGCGAAGGCTACCTGGTGGACCTGCTGACCGTGGACGCCGAGGAGTCCCGGCGCATCACCGCGCAGCTACGCCCCGGCACCGCACTGGATGTCCAGGTGCAGAGCACGGGCCCGGTGCGCACCACCTGGTACGGCGACGAGACCCTGCACGGCTGGCACACACACCGTGCCGGGGTACCGGTGCGCCCGGTGAGCACGCCTGGTCCCGGCCCGGCCGACGACCCCCAGCGGGCGCGGACCCGGGTCGACTTCACCGCCGTCACCGACCGGGTCACCTTCGCCTCGGTGTACCAGGCCGCGTCGGCCGGGCCCGCCGTCACGGACGTACGGCTGGAGGACGACGGGCTGACGGTCCGGCTCGCCGACGGCCGTACCGCACGGTTCCGATCGGAGGACTGA
- a CDS encoding carbohydrate ABC transporter permease, which yields MATAELHKTGALRPPRPAAKGRRRSAGRIALFLTLCVVSLLMMVPFIWMVLTSLKTPVEIASQDAGLLPEHWEFGNYADALKAAPFATYARNSFIIAFSHTLINVLVASMAGYALARIRFRGSDVIFYLFIAALMIPTYTKVLPEFLIVRFMPLAGGNDLFGQGGSGWLDSWWALIVPGAVTPFAVFLFRQFYLDLPVELEEAARLDGLGEFRIYSRIMSPQVKPAFITVALLTFESSWNNFLWPLLVTHSDNLRVIQVGLSVFKTENGTQWHFLMAGTTLATLPMVVLFLIGQRYFVQGFATAGLK from the coding sequence GTGGCCACAGCTGAGCTGCACAAGACCGGGGCCCTGCGTCCACCCCGGCCCGCCGCGAAGGGCAGGCGCCGCTCCGCCGGCCGGATCGCGCTCTTCCTGACGCTCTGCGTCGTCTCGCTGCTGATGATGGTGCCGTTCATCTGGATGGTGCTGACCTCCCTCAAGACACCGGTGGAGATCGCGTCGCAGGACGCCGGACTGCTGCCGGAGCACTGGGAGTTCGGCAACTACGCCGACGCGCTGAAGGCCGCGCCCTTCGCCACGTACGCCCGCAACAGTTTCATCATCGCGTTCAGCCACACCCTCATCAACGTCCTGGTGGCGTCGATGGCGGGGTACGCACTGGCCCGGATCAGGTTCCGGGGCAGCGACGTCATCTTCTACCTGTTCATCGCGGCGCTGATGATCCCGACGTACACGAAGGTGCTGCCGGAGTTCCTGATCGTCCGCTTCATGCCGCTGGCCGGCGGGAACGACCTCTTCGGCCAGGGCGGCAGCGGCTGGCTGGACTCCTGGTGGGCGCTCATCGTGCCCGGCGCGGTCACCCCGTTCGCGGTCTTCCTCTTCCGGCAGTTCTACCTGGACCTTCCGGTGGAACTGGAGGAGGCGGCCCGGCTCGACGGTCTCGGAGAGTTCCGGATCTACTCCAGGATCATGTCCCCGCAGGTCAAGCCGGCGTTCATCACGGTGGCCCTGCTGACCTTCGAGTCCTCGTGGAACAACTTCCTCTGGCCGCTGCTGGTGACCCACTCGGACAACCTCCGGGTGATCCAGGTCGGGCTCTCCGTCTTCAAGACCGAGAACGGCACCCAGTGGCACTTCCTGATGGCCGGCACCACGCTCGCCACCCTGCCCATGGTCGTTCTCTTCCTCATCGGCCAGCGCTATTTCGTGCAGGGCTTCGCAACCGCCGGTCTCAAGTGA
- a CDS encoding DUF624 domain-containing protein, giving the protein MRAALSSSRPTLLRRLEFVAYPAAAGAAFVVLSLGVVTWLPALAAMAHGLQRWRAEGDSGCFANTFTSFPRYWRALWRHGLASTAAAAVLTANIAYLLGRSEPWTFVLLAAQVGIAAALVIHHVALAAEPGRAPGGGVRGWTRGALALGFGSAARGTALLGAVVSAVLLSLVVPLGPLLLGPSIPVLLALSFADPRRHTP; this is encoded by the coding sequence ATGCGGGCAGCTCTCTCGTCCAGCCGGCCCACGCTGCTGCGACGGCTGGAGTTCGTGGCCTACCCTGCCGCCGCCGGTGCCGCGTTCGTCGTGCTGTCGCTGGGCGTGGTCACCTGGCTGCCCGCGCTCGCCGCGATGGCGCACGGTCTCCAGCGGTGGCGGGCCGAGGGCGACAGCGGTTGCTTCGCCAACACGTTCACGTCCTTCCCTCGGTACTGGCGCGCCCTGTGGCGGCACGGGCTTGCTTCCACGGCGGCGGCGGCCGTCCTGACCGCCAACATCGCTTATCTGCTGGGACGTTCGGAGCCGTGGACGTTCGTGCTGCTCGCCGCCCAGGTCGGCATCGCGGCCGCCCTGGTCATCCACCATGTGGCGCTCGCGGCCGAGCCCGGCCGGGCGCCCGGCGGCGGCGTGCGCGGCTGGACCCGCGGCGCTCTGGCGCTCGGCTTCGGCTCGGCCGCCCGGGGCACGGCCCTGCTCGGTGCGGTGGTCTCCGCCGTACTGCTCTCTCTCGTCGTTCCGCTGGGGCCACTGCTTCTCGGCCCGAGCATCCCCGTACTGCTCGCTCTGTCCTTCGCTGATCCCAGGAGGCACACCCCATGA
- a CDS encoding ABC transporter substrate-binding protein, which yields MELKRRSLLAAIGAGTAAAALSGCGSTGSSAAGSADGPAEGEITLLTPIYEGADGKTLLEKQILGGFREKYPDVKVNVDYTTYAQLNEKITTGLAGGLLPDVLMMGVGWIPPFAAKKAIAELPEKLAAAHDYEKRVLEPSRYDGKLYALPVVLDTRIVVYRKDHFAEAGIKKTPANWAELRAVAKQLTKDGRLGFDPFSIELRQCWETFLFANGGQLFSEDGKKVLFTDNRGVEALQFFKDLSRDGSADYTKKTAAGAPSNVQTGKASMMMTTSALWEQVREQNPELLKDDTLGCFILANRRPAMLQGGTLVTQSAKSKHPAAARALVEYLATPESILGAAKQRGSVPGLKDLNDSGYVRENKFVELSLQNLSAARSEGGTAAWMEIREKIKPTLEPAIVGGQSAKDAIAELGRLAEAAIGRM from the coding sequence ATGGAACTCAAACGACGGTCACTGCTCGCCGCCATCGGCGCCGGTACCGCCGCGGCCGCACTCTCCGGCTGCGGCAGTACCGGCTCCTCGGCGGCCGGCTCCGCCGACGGTCCCGCCGAGGGCGAGATCACGCTGCTCACCCCGATCTACGAAGGCGCCGACGGCAAGACGCTGTTGGAGAAGCAGATCCTCGGCGGCTTCCGGGAGAAGTATCCGGACGTCAAGGTGAACGTGGACTACACCACGTATGCGCAGCTCAACGAGAAGATCACCACGGGTCTCGCGGGCGGCCTGCTGCCCGATGTGCTGATGATGGGCGTCGGCTGGATCCCGCCGTTCGCGGCCAAGAAGGCGATCGCCGAACTGCCCGAGAAGCTCGCCGCCGCGCACGACTACGAGAAGCGGGTCCTGGAACCGTCCCGCTACGACGGCAAGCTGTACGCGCTGCCGGTGGTCCTCGACACCCGCATCGTCGTCTACCGCAAGGACCACTTCGCCGAGGCCGGGATCAAGAAGACACCGGCCAACTGGGCGGAACTGCGGGCCGTGGCCAAGCAGCTGACGAAGGACGGACGGCTCGGTTTCGACCCGTTCTCCATAGAATTGCGCCAGTGTTGGGAGACCTTCCTCTTCGCCAACGGCGGTCAGCTGTTCAGCGAGGACGGCAAGAAGGTGTTGTTCACCGACAACCGGGGCGTCGAGGCGCTGCAGTTCTTCAAGGACCTGTCGAGGGACGGCTCCGCCGACTACACGAAGAAGACGGCTGCCGGCGCCCCGTCGAACGTCCAGACGGGCAAGGCGTCGATGATGATGACGACCAGCGCCCTGTGGGAGCAGGTCCGCGAGCAGAACCCGGAGCTGCTGAAGGACGACACACTCGGCTGCTTCATCCTGGCCAACCGCCGGCCGGCGATGCTCCAGGGCGGCACCCTGGTCACCCAGTCGGCGAAGTCCAAGCACCCCGCGGCGGCCCGTGCGCTGGTCGAGTACCTCGCGACCCCGGAGTCGATCCTGGGCGCGGCCAAGCAGCGCGGTTCCGTGCCGGGGCTCAAGGACCTCAACGACAGCGGCTATGTGAGGGAGAACAAGTTCGTCGAGCTCTCGCTGCAGAACCTGAGCGCCGCGCGTTCGGAGGGCGGCACCGCCGCGTGGATGGAGATCCGCGAGAAGATCAAGCCGACGCTGGAGCCCGCGATCGTGGGCGGTCAGTCCGCGAAGGACGCCATCGCGGAACTCGGCCGTCTCGCCGAGGCCGCCATCGGCCGGATGTGA